The Salinispora tropica CNB-440 genome has a window encoding:
- a CDS encoding DMT family transporter — translation MPGALVRPPPARRLVGVVLATTGGVAVAAQSRINGELGVRLADGVAAAVVSFSLGLLVLLVLVPSTPGGRRGLAALRAALTAGTLRPWQCLGGLCGAFLVATQGLTVGVLGVAVFTVAVVAGQSASSLLVDRAGIGPSGRQPVTVRRLFGAMLTVLAVGLAVRGRLDDPAALTLAVLPLLAGFAVAWQQAVNGLVGRAAGSPLTATLVNFTVGTLALLAVFAVDIAVRGPPAGSPPAEPWLYLGGPIGVAFIAVAAAVVEFTGVLLLGLATIAGQVVGAVLLDVVLPTAASRPDATALLGAALTLLAVLIAARR, via the coding sequence GTGCCGGGGGCGCTGGTCCGGCCGCCCCCGGCCCGTCGGCTCGTCGGGGTGGTGCTCGCGACCACCGGCGGGGTCGCCGTGGCCGCACAGTCCCGGATCAACGGCGAGTTGGGCGTACGGCTGGCCGATGGAGTCGCGGCGGCGGTCGTCTCGTTCAGTCTGGGCCTGCTGGTGCTGCTGGTGCTGGTGCCCTCGACTCCCGGCGGGCGGCGGGGGCTGGCCGCCCTGCGCGCCGCGTTGACCGCCGGCACGCTGCGCCCGTGGCAGTGCCTCGGCGGGCTCTGTGGGGCGTTCCTCGTGGCGACGCAGGGCCTCACGGTCGGCGTCCTCGGCGTCGCGGTCTTCACCGTGGCGGTGGTCGCCGGCCAGTCCGCCAGCAGTCTGCTCGTTGACCGGGCCGGCATCGGCCCGAGCGGGCGCCAGCCGGTAACCGTCCGACGCCTGTTCGGGGCAATGCTCACCGTGCTCGCGGTCGGGCTGGCCGTCCGCGGACGGCTCGACGACCCGGCCGCGCTGACACTGGCCGTGTTGCCGCTGCTGGCCGGGTTCGCGGTGGCCTGGCAGCAGGCGGTCAACGGTCTGGTCGGCCGGGCGGCGGGCAGCCCGCTGACCGCCACGCTGGTCAACTTCACGGTGGGCACCCTCGCCCTGCTGGCGGTCTTCGCGGTCGACATCGCGGTGCGCGGGCCACCCGCCGGTTCGCCGCCGGCCGAGCCGTGGCTCTACCTGGGTGGGCCGATCGGGGTCGCCTTCATCGCGGTCGCCGCCGCTGTCGTCGAGTTCACCGGGGTCCTGCTCCTCGGCCTGGCCACGATCGCCGGCCAGGTGGTCGGCGCCGTCCTGCTGGACGTGG